The following coding sequences are from one Nonlabens arenilitoris window:
- the mnmG gene encoding tRNA uridine-5-carboxymethylaminomethyl(34) synthesis enzyme MnmG, translated as MFDKEYDVIVVGAGHAGSEAAAVAANMGSSTLLVTMNLETIGQMSCNPAMGGIAKGQIVREIDALGGLSGIVSDKSAIQFKMLNQSKGPAMWSPRTQNDRMRFSEEWRMQLEAIPLLDFYQEMVSGLLIEGEKVVGVRTSLGIEIRSKSVVLTNGTFLNGLIHIGDKQFGGGRAGERASTGITGQLVELGFESGRMKTGTPPRVDGRSLDYSKMEPQPGDAVTSKFSYSNLTTCLKHQRDCHMTYTSPEVHNLLREGFDRSPMFNGRIKSLGPRYCPSIEDKIDRFADKDRHQLFVEPEGWNTCEVYVNGFSTSLPEDVQFRALRSVVGFENVKFFRPGYAIEYDYFPPTQLKHTLETKLIDGLYFAGQINGTTGYEEAASQGLMAGINAVRKIREEEAFILKRDEAYIGVLVDDLITKGTEEPYRMFTSRAEYRTLLRQDNADLRLTPRAVELGIVTDEALKRVDRKATESEKMVQFLRDTSYDFKEMNNLLVTKGSKQVTQNDKLFKVFSRPQINLEDIKTISQVKEYLEANDLDDDILEQVEVHVKYAGYIAKEKDNADKLHRLENVKIPSDYDFKSIKSLSYEAREKLTAIQPATVSQASRISGVSPSDISVLLVHMGR; from the coding sequence ATGTTTGATAAAGAATATGATGTAATAGTTGTTGGTGCTGGTCATGCAGGAAGTGAGGCTGCTGCCGTTGCTGCAAATATGGGTTCTAGTACCTTACTAGTAACTATGAATTTGGAAACTATAGGCCAAATGTCTTGTAATCCTGCTATGGGCGGTATTGCAAAAGGGCAAATTGTAAGAGAGATTGATGCTTTGGGTGGTTTAAGTGGTATCGTTTCTGATAAAAGCGCCATACAATTTAAGATGCTCAATCAATCTAAAGGTCCGGCTATGTGGTCTCCTAGAACCCAAAACGATCGAATGCGTTTTTCTGAAGAATGGAGAATGCAGTTGGAAGCCATTCCTTTATTAGATTTCTATCAAGAAATGGTTTCTGGACTGTTGATTGAAGGTGAAAAAGTGGTAGGTGTCCGTACATCGTTAGGTATTGAAATAAGATCTAAGTCTGTAGTTCTTACCAATGGTACTTTTTTGAATGGTTTGATTCATATAGGTGATAAACAGTTCGGTGGTGGTAGGGCAGGAGAACGTGCCTCTACAGGAATTACAGGTCAACTTGTTGAGCTAGGATTTGAATCGGGTAGAATGAAAACTGGAACTCCTCCAAGAGTTGATGGTCGCTCGTTAGACTATTCTAAAATGGAACCACAGCCTGGTGATGCTGTCACTTCTAAGTTTAGTTATAGTAATCTAACAACATGTTTGAAACATCAAAGAGATTGTCACATGACCTACACTAGTCCTGAAGTGCATAATTTATTGCGTGAAGGTTTTGATAGATCTCCCATGTTTAATGGTAGGATTAAATCGTTGGGTCCACGATATTGTCCGAGTATTGAAGATAAAATAGACCGTTTTGCAGATAAGGATAGACATCAACTTTTTGTGGAACCTGAAGGTTGGAATACCTGTGAGGTTTATGTGAATGGTTTTAGTACATCTTTACCTGAGGATGTACAATTTAGAGCTTTACGTAGTGTAGTTGGTTTTGAAAACGTCAAATTTTTCAGACCTGGTTATGCTATAGAATATGATTATTTTCCACCTACCCAATTAAAACATACTTTAGAGACTAAGCTTATTGACGGATTATATTTTGCTGGTCAGATTAATGGTACGACTGGATATGAAGAAGCTGCTTCCCAAGGTTTAATGGCCGGTATTAATGCTGTACGCAAGATAAGGGAAGAAGAGGCTTTTATACTTAAGAGAGATGAAGCTTATATAGGCGTTCTTGTCGATGATTTAATAACTAAAGGTACAGAAGAACCTTATAGAATGTTCACATCACGAGCCGAATATAGAACTTTGTTAAGACAAGATAATGCTGATTTAAGATTGACACCTAGAGCAGTTGAATTAGGTATTGTTACTGATGAAGCTCTAAAAAGAGTTGATCGTAAGGCTACAGAATCAGAAAAAATGGTTCAATTTTTACGAGATACTAGTTACGATTTTAAAGAAATGAATAACTTATTAGTGACTAAAGGAAGTAAGCAGGTTACTCAAAATGATAAATTATTTAAAGTTTTTTCAAGGCCGCAAATCAATCTAGAAGATATAAAAACAATTTCACAGGTAAAAGAATATCTAGAAGCTAATGATCTAGATGATGATATTCTAGAGCAAGTTGAAGTTCATGTTAAATATGCGGGCTACATTGCCAAAGAAAAAGACAACGCCGATAAGTTACATAGATTAGAAAATGTAAAGATTCCATCTGACTATGATTTCAAATCTATCAAGTCACTTTCTTATGAAGCACGTGAAAAATTAACTGCAATTCAACCGGCAACAGTTTCTCAAGCATCTCGTATTTCAGGGGTTTCACCTAGTGACATTTCTGTTTTATTGGTACATATGGGTAGATAG
- the ybeY gene encoding rRNA maturation RNase YbeY — protein MVDFNYQFNFELSKELDYSKWLEAVAVSEQKSIGDLSYVFCTDDFLLELNKKYLDHDTLTDIITFDYCDDYLIHGEIYISVDRVKDNAKDFNVTFNDELLRVMVHGLLHLCGYGDKSDFEKSYMRSKENEKIKMFHVKQ, from the coding sequence ATGGTAGACTTTAATTATCAATTTAATTTTGAATTATCTAAGGAGTTGGATTATTCAAAATGGTTGGAAGCTGTAGCTGTTTCTGAGCAAAAATCTATAGGTGATCTATCTTATGTATTCTGTACTGATGATTTTCTTTTAGAATTAAATAAGAAGTATCTAGATCATGATACATTAACAGATATCATCACATTCGACTATTGTGATGATTACTTAATTCATGGAGAAATTTATATTTCAGTGGATAGGGTAAAGGATAATGCTAAGGATTTTAATGTAACTTTTAATGATGAGTTATTAAGAGTTATGGTGCATGGACTTCTTCATTTATGTGGCTATGGAGATAAGTCAGATTTTGAAAAGAGTTATATGCGTTCTAAGGAGAATGAAAAAATTAAAATGTTTCACGTGAAACAATAG